In Asanoa sp. WMMD1127, one genomic interval encodes:
- the ppdK gene encoding pyruvate, phosphate dikinase yields the protein MVTDWSFSVERVGGQPVTKFVYDFSEGNKDLRDLLGGKGANLAEMTNIGLPVPPGFTITTEACRAYLDTGDQPAGLAEEIATHLDALESSMGRKLGEPGDPLLVSVRSGAAFSMPGMMETVLNVGLNDASVDGLSRQAGGNDRFAWDSYRRLIQMFGKTVCDVPGEEFEHALDAAKRAKGSDNDLDLDAGDMRGLVDEFKQIFAKHTGREFPQDPKEQLDLAIRAVFESWNADRAVLYRRQERIPADLGTAVNVVAMVFGNLGSDSGTGVAFTRDPASGAQGVYGDYLANAQGEDVVAGIRNTVPLQELEQLDKTSYDDLMRIMATLEEHYKDLCDIEFTIERGKLWMLQTRVGKRTAAAAFIIAGQLVDEGVIDLDEALHRVNGAQLAQLMFPRFDLADEPDQLAKGIGASPGAAVGKAVFDAQTAKELAAAGDDVILVRRETNPDDLPGMIAAQGILTSRGGKTSHAAVVARGMGKTCVCGADSLDVDVRGQRFTVNGQTIAQGDVISIDGTTGKIYLGEVPVQPSEVVRYFEGTLDPSQTEDALVKAVHRIMSHADDQRRLAVRANSDTGTDSARARRFGAQGIGLCRTEHMFLGDRRELVERLILAGTTQEREAALAELLPLQRADFVEIFREMDGLPVTIRLIDPPLHEFLPSLEELAVHVAVAHERGQDAGRDEKLLAAVRRMHEENPMLGLRGVRLGLVIPGLFAMQVRAIVEAAVERARDGGAPKPEIMVPLVGAVQELETVRTEAERIIAEVVGDSGVEVVIGTMIEVPRAALTAGQIAEAAQFFSFGTNDLTQMAWGFSRDDVEGAFFWRYLELGIFGISPFESIDRDGVGRLVRIAVDEGRAARPDLKLGVCGEHGGDPDSVHFFHEVGLDYVSCSPFRVPIARLEAGRAAVESQGSDSR from the coding sequence ATGGTTACTGACTGGTCGTTCAGCGTTGAGCGCGTGGGAGGGCAACCGGTGACAAAGTTCGTCTATGACTTCTCGGAAGGGAACAAGGATCTTCGCGATCTCCTTGGCGGCAAAGGAGCGAACCTCGCGGAGATGACCAACATCGGGCTGCCGGTGCCTCCCGGCTTCACGATCACGACGGAAGCGTGCCGCGCGTACCTCGACACGGGCGACCAGCCGGCCGGGCTCGCGGAGGAGATCGCCACCCACCTCGACGCGCTGGAGTCGTCGATGGGGCGCAAGCTCGGCGAGCCCGGCGACCCGCTGCTCGTCTCGGTGCGCTCCGGCGCCGCGTTCTCGATGCCCGGCATGATGGAGACGGTGCTCAACGTGGGGCTCAACGACGCCTCCGTCGACGGCCTCTCCCGCCAGGCGGGTGGCAACGACCGGTTCGCCTGGGACTCGTACCGCCGGCTCATCCAGATGTTCGGCAAGACCGTCTGCGACGTGCCGGGCGAGGAGTTCGAGCACGCCCTCGACGCCGCCAAGCGGGCCAAGGGCAGCGACAACGACCTCGACCTCGACGCCGGCGACATGCGCGGCCTGGTCGACGAGTTCAAGCAGATCTTCGCCAAGCACACCGGCCGGGAGTTCCCCCAGGACCCGAAGGAGCAGCTCGACCTCGCGATCCGGGCCGTCTTCGAGTCGTGGAACGCCGACCGCGCGGTGCTCTACCGCCGCCAGGAGCGGATTCCGGCCGACCTCGGCACGGCCGTCAACGTCGTGGCGATGGTGTTCGGCAACCTCGGCTCCGACTCCGGCACCGGCGTCGCCTTCACCCGCGACCCGGCCTCGGGCGCGCAGGGCGTCTACGGCGACTACCTGGCCAACGCGCAGGGCGAGGACGTGGTCGCCGGCATCCGCAACACGGTGCCGCTGCAGGAGCTCGAACAGCTCGACAAGACGTCGTACGACGATCTGATGCGGATCATGGCGACGCTGGAGGAGCACTACAAGGATCTCTGCGACATCGAGTTCACGATCGAGCGCGGCAAGCTCTGGATGCTGCAGACCCGGGTCGGCAAGCGTACGGCCGCCGCCGCCTTCATTATCGCCGGCCAGCTGGTCGACGAGGGCGTGATCGACCTCGACGAGGCGCTGCACCGGGTCAACGGCGCCCAGCTCGCCCAGCTGATGTTCCCGCGCTTCGACCTCGCCGACGAGCCCGACCAGCTGGCCAAGGGCATCGGCGCGTCACCGGGCGCCGCGGTCGGGAAGGCGGTGTTCGACGCCCAGACGGCCAAGGAGCTGGCGGCCGCCGGCGACGACGTGATCCTGGTGCGCCGCGAGACCAACCCCGACGACCTGCCCGGCATGATCGCCGCCCAGGGCATCCTGACCTCGCGCGGCGGCAAGACCAGCCACGCGGCCGTGGTCGCCCGGGGCATGGGCAAGACCTGCGTCTGCGGCGCCGACTCCCTCGACGTCGACGTGCGGGGGCAGCGGTTCACCGTCAACGGGCAGACCATCGCGCAGGGCGACGTGATCTCGATCGACGGCACCACCGGCAAGATCTATCTCGGTGAGGTGCCGGTGCAGCCGTCCGAGGTGGTCCGCTACTTCGAGGGCACGCTCGACCCTTCGCAGACGGAGGACGCGCTGGTCAAGGCCGTGCACCGGATCATGTCGCACGCCGACGACCAGCGCCGGCTCGCGGTGCGGGCCAACAGCGACACGGGGACCGACTCGGCGCGGGCGCGGCGGTTCGGCGCGCAGGGGATCGGGCTGTGCCGCACCGAGCACATGTTCCTCGGCGACCGGCGCGAGCTCGTCGAGCGACTGATCCTGGCCGGCACCACGCAGGAGCGCGAGGCCGCGCTGGCCGAGCTGCTGCCGTTGCAGCGGGCCGACTTCGTCGAGATCTTCCGCGAGATGGACGGGCTGCCGGTGACGATCCGGCTCATCGACCCGCCGCTGCACGAGTTCCTGCCGTCGCTGGAGGAGCTGGCCGTGCACGTCGCGGTCGCCCACGAGCGCGGCCAGGACGCCGGTCGCGACGAGAAGCTGCTGGCCGCGGTGCGCCGGATGCACGAGGAGAACCCGATGCTGGGCCTGCGCGGCGTACGCCTGGGGCTCGTCATCCCGGGCCTGTTCGCGATGCAGGTGCGGGCGATCGTCGAGGCCGCGGTCGAGCGGGCCCGCGACGGCGGGGCTCCGAAGCCCGAGATCATGGTGCCGCTCGTCGGCGCCGTGCAGGAGCTGGAGACCGTCCGCACGGAGGCCGAGCGGATCATCGCCGAGGTGGTCGGCGACAGCGGGGTCGAGGTCGTGATCGGCACGATGATCGAGGTGCCGCGGGCCGCGCTGACCGCCGGCCAGATCGCCGAGGCCGCCCAGTTCTTCTCGTTCGGCACCAACGACCTGACCCAGATGGCCTGGGGCTTCAGCCGCGACGACGTCGAGGGCGCGTTCTTCTGGCGCTATCTGGAGTTGGGCATCTTCGGCATCTCGCCGTTCGAGTCGATCGACCGGGACGGCGTCGGCCGGCTGGTGCGGATCGCCGTCGACGAGGGCCGGGCCGCCCGGCCCGACCTCAAGCTCGGGGTCTGCGGCGAGCACGGCGGCGACCCCGACTCGGTGCACTTCTTCCACGAGGTCGGGCTCGACTACGTGTCGTGCTCGCCGTTCCGGGTGCCGATCGCCCGGCTCGAGGCCGGCCGGGCCGCCGTCGAGTCGCAGGGATCGGACAGCCGCTGA
- a CDS encoding VOC family protein produces MKGSVTHFEIPADDVQRAERFYAESFGWNIQDMPEMSYAMLGTTPSGQDGRPKDPGAINGGMMKRSGMFKAPVVTIDVDDIDEALATVEKNGGTTRMGRQAVGDMGFTGYFSDTEGNLIGLWQSAR; encoded by the coding sequence ATGAAGGGCAGCGTCACCCATTTCGAGATCCCGGCCGATGACGTGCAGCGGGCGGAGCGCTTCTACGCCGAGTCGTTCGGCTGGAACATCCAGGACATGCCCGAGATGTCGTACGCGATGCTGGGCACCACCCCGAGCGGTCAGGACGGCCGGCCGAAGGACCCCGGCGCGATCAACGGCGGGATGATGAAGCGCAGCGGCATGTTCAAGGCGCCGGTGGTCACGATCGACGTCGACGACATCGACGAGGCGCTCGCCACGGTGGAGAAGAACGGCGGCACGACCCGGATGGGCCGGCAGGCCGTGGGTGACATGGGCTTCACGGGCTACTTCTCCGACACCGAGGGAAACCTGATCGGCCTGTGGCAGTCCGCGCGCTGA
- the lysS gene encoding lysine--tRNA ligase: MAQAIESDWVARFADEVIAEADRRAPGKPIVCASGLSPSGPVHLGNQRELMTPHLVADEIRRRGREVRHILSWDDFDRFRKVPAGVDPSWAEHIGKPLTAVPAPAGSDYPNWAEHFKAPLTDAMTRLGIEVTPISQTAMYTSGAYRAQILHAMSQRAKIDEVLGRYRTKKKPGKEITNPDEAAAAEGSGAASEDDGGTASGYYPYKPYCQQCGKDTTTVTAYDDATTALTYTCACGHSETVLLSDYNYGKLVWKVDWPMRWAYEGVVFEPSGVDHSSPGSSFVVGSQLVREVFGAEPPIGPMYAFVGIKGMAKMSSSRGGVPTAADALEIMEPPLLRWLYARRRPNQSFDIAFDQEIQRLYDEWDGLTARVESGTASSGDLAAYGRSAGTAAGPLPLTPRPVPYRTLASIVDITTGNDDQTLRILRDLDPADPVKDLDETRPRLDCASNWVRTQLTPDERTRVREAPDAVLLDGLDDDQRRALAMLRDGLDDHWSLDGLTTLVYGVPKQLLGLPLDVKPTPELKVAQRSFFALLYRLLIGKETGPRLPTLLLATGADRVRSLLGG; the protein is encoded by the coding sequence GTGGCGCAGGCAATCGAGTCGGACTGGGTGGCGCGGTTCGCCGACGAGGTGATCGCGGAAGCCGACCGGCGGGCGCCCGGCAAGCCGATCGTGTGCGCGAGTGGCCTCAGTCCCTCCGGGCCCGTGCACCTCGGCAACCAGCGCGAGCTGATGACCCCGCACCTGGTCGCCGACGAGATCCGGCGGCGCGGGCGCGAGGTGCGGCACATCCTGTCGTGGGACGACTTCGACCGCTTCCGCAAGGTGCCGGCCGGTGTCGACCCCTCCTGGGCCGAGCACATCGGCAAGCCGCTCACCGCGGTCCCAGCGCCGGCGGGCAGCGACTACCCCAACTGGGCCGAGCACTTCAAGGCGCCCCTGACCGACGCGATGACCCGGCTCGGCATCGAGGTCACCCCGATCAGCCAGACGGCGATGTACACCTCCGGTGCGTACCGCGCGCAGATCCTGCACGCCATGTCGCAGCGCGCCAAGATCGACGAGGTCCTCGGCCGTTACCGCACCAAGAAGAAGCCGGGCAAGGAGATCACCAACCCCGACGAGGCCGCCGCGGCCGAGGGGTCCGGCGCCGCGAGCGAGGACGACGGCGGCACCGCCTCCGGCTACTACCCCTACAAGCCCTACTGCCAGCAGTGCGGCAAGGACACCACGACCGTCACGGCGTACGACGACGCGACCACCGCCCTGACCTACACCTGCGCCTGCGGCCACAGTGAGACCGTCCTGCTGTCCGACTACAACTACGGCAAGCTGGTCTGGAAGGTCGACTGGCCGATGCGCTGGGCCTACGAGGGCGTGGTGTTCGAGCCGAGCGGCGTCGACCACAGCTCGCCCGGCTCCAGCTTCGTCGTCGGCAGCCAGCTCGTCCGCGAGGTCTTCGGCGCCGAGCCGCCGATCGGCCCGATGTACGCGTTCGTCGGCATCAAGGGCATGGCCAAGATGAGCAGCTCCCGGGGCGGGGTGCCCACCGCGGCCGACGCCCTGGAGATCATGGAGCCGCCGCTGCTGCGCTGGCTGTACGCGCGCCGCCGCCCCAACCAGTCCTTCGACATCGCGTTCGACCAGGAGATCCAGCGCCTCTACGACGAGTGGGACGGGCTCACCGCCCGCGTCGAGAGCGGCACCGCGTCCAGCGGCGACCTGGCCGCCTACGGCCGTTCCGCGGGCACCGCCGCCGGCCCCCTGCCGCTGACCCCGCGCCCGGTGCCCTACCGCACCCTGGCCTCCATCGTCGACATCACCACCGGCAACGACGACCAGACCCTGCGGATCCTGCGCGACCTGGACCCGGCCGACCCGGTCAAGGACCTCGACGAGACCCGGCCCCGGCTCGACTGCGCCAGCAACTGGGTGCGCACCCAGCTCACCCCGGACGAGCGCACCCGGGTCCGCGAGGCCCCCGACGCCGTGCTGCTCGACGGCCTCGACGACGACCAGCGCCGGGCCCTGGCCATGTTGCGCGACGGGCTCGACGACCACTGGTCGCTCGACGGCCTGACCACGCTCGTCTACGGGGTGCCCAAGCAACTGCTCGGCCTGCCGCTCGACGTCAAGCCGACGCCGGAGCTCAAGGTGGCCCAGCGGTCGTTCTTCGCCCTGCTCTACCGCCTGCTGATCGGCAAGGAGACCGGCCCGCGGCTGCCCACGCTGCTGCTGGCGACCGGCGCCGACCGGGTCCGCAGCCTGCTCGGCGGGTAA
- a CDS encoding alpha/beta hydrolase, with translation MTTTRTTTSADGTTITYDVKGQGPTLVLVPAVLSTRAWDPLYQGLLDLLSADFTVVHYDRRGRGDSGNTAPYSVDKEIQDIAAVIKDNGGQAYAYGISSGAVLTLRAAEQLPELTRIALYDPPFIVDDSRPPLPDDYVEQLERAIAEGRRGDAVELLMTKAIGLPPEWLAGMKADPSWAGMEAVADTISHDGRIVGTTMSGRPLPAEWKGITTPTLVLNGGNSEPFMHTSGRQLADLLPHAEHQVVPDQSHDVAPAAVAPFLRSYLKD, from the coding sequence ATGACCACCACCCGCACCACCACGTCCGCGGACGGCACGACCATCACGTACGACGTCAAGGGTCAGGGCCCCACGCTCGTCCTCGTCCCCGCCGTCCTCAGCACCCGCGCGTGGGACCCGCTCTACCAGGGCCTGCTCGACCTGCTGAGCGCCGACTTCACCGTGGTCCACTACGACCGGCGCGGCCGCGGCGACAGCGGCAACACCGCGCCCTACTCGGTCGACAAGGAGATCCAGGACATCGCCGCGGTGATCAAGGACAACGGCGGCCAGGCGTACGCGTACGGCATCTCCTCGGGAGCGGTGTTGACCCTGCGCGCCGCCGAACAGCTCCCCGAGCTCACCAGGATCGCCCTCTACGACCCGCCGTTCATCGTCGACGACAGCCGCCCGCCGCTCCCGGACGACTACGTCGAGCAGCTCGAGCGCGCCATCGCCGAAGGCCGCCGCGGCGACGCCGTCGAGCTCCTGATGACCAAGGCGATCGGCCTCCCGCCGGAGTGGCTGGCCGGCATGAAGGCCGACCCGAGCTGGGCGGGCATGGAGGCGGTGGCCGACACCATCTCCCACGACGGCCGCATCGTCGGCACCACGATGTCGGGCCGCCCGCTGCCGGCGGAGTGGAAGGGCATCACCACCCCGACGCTGGTCCTCAACGGCGGCAACAGCGAGCCGTTCATGCACACCAGCGGCCGCCAGCTGGCCGACCTCCTGCCGCACGCGGAACACCAGGTGGTCCCGGACCAGAGCCACGACGTCGCCCCGGCCGCCGTCGCCCCGTTCCTCCGCTCCTACCTGAAGGACTGA
- a CDS encoding TetR/AcrR family transcriptional regulator, whose product MDETPSRTERKRAQIMSAATSAFLEHGYKGTSMDLVAAAAHVSKQTVYKHFADKEQLFQAIVMAAMEPTVQRLTSAAPPYHGDDIAADLLAVTRNLVQAIMRPEVLRLRRLLIGESARFPVFGGAYFEQSFSGGLAALAKQLTALAEGGALKLPDPRTAAEHLAGMALWVPMNQAMFTGSDEPLTAAELDRYCTAAVDAFLRVYAA is encoded by the coding sequence ATGGACGAGACGCCGAGCCGCACCGAGCGGAAGCGGGCCCAGATCATGAGCGCGGCGACCAGCGCGTTCCTGGAGCACGGCTACAAGGGCACGAGCATGGACCTGGTCGCCGCGGCGGCGCACGTCTCGAAGCAGACGGTCTACAAGCACTTCGCGGACAAGGAGCAGCTCTTCCAGGCGATCGTCATGGCCGCGATGGAGCCGACGGTCCAGCGCCTGACCTCGGCCGCTCCCCCGTACCACGGCGACGACATCGCGGCCGACCTGCTGGCCGTGACCCGCAACCTGGTGCAGGCGATCATGCGCCCGGAGGTGCTGCGCCTGCGCCGCCTCCTGATCGGCGAGTCGGCCCGCTTCCCGGTCTTCGGCGGCGCGTACTTCGAGCAGAGCTTCTCGGGCGGCCTGGCCGCGCTGGCGAAGCAACTGACGGCGTTGGCCGAAGGCGGCGCCCTGAAACTGCCCGACCCGCGGACGGCAGCCGAACATCTGGCCGGCATGGCCCTCTGGGTGCCGATGAACCAGGCCATGTTCACGGGCTCCGACGAGCCGCTGACCGCGGCGGAGCTGGACCGCTACTGCACGGCCGCGGTGGACGCCTTCCTCCGCGTCTACGCGGCCTGA
- a CDS encoding type II toxin-antitoxin system RelE/ParE family toxin, which produces MAWTVVVVEPVLSWLHALRRTDRRTLLLISAAIDALAEEGPGLGRPLVDTVKGSRLANLKELRPGSAGRSEVRLLFVFDPLRQVVLLVGGDKAGNWRAWYATAVPLAEAAYDAHLDRMREKGADR; this is translated from the coding sequence ATGGCATGGACCGTCGTGGTCGTCGAGCCGGTGCTGTCGTGGTTGCACGCGCTGCGGCGCACCGATCGCCGCACCTTGCTGCTGATCAGCGCGGCGATCGACGCCCTGGCGGAGGAAGGACCAGGGCTGGGTCGGCCGCTGGTCGACACGGTGAAGGGCTCGCGGCTCGCCAATCTGAAGGAACTGCGACCGGGCTCGGCGGGCCGCAGCGAGGTGCGACTGTTGTTCGTCTTCGACCCGCTCCGGCAGGTCGTGCTGCTGGTCGGCGGCGACAAGGCGGGCAACTGGCGGGCCTGGTACGCGACGGCGGTGCCGTTGGCCGAAGCGGCGTACGACGCTCACCTCGATCGGATGCGCGAGAAGGGGGCTGATCGGTGA
- a CDS encoding XRE family transcriptional regulator codes for MDHLDDPEAVSWSDLKQELRLSDEERERITATKDELIAQARAYRLAEIRRRQHATQTDIAKAMGVTQARVSRIEKGELTRSEVDTLAAYVRALGGRLKIVAEFGDESYVLG; via the coding sequence ATGGACCACCTGGACGACCCGGAGGCGGTGTCCTGGTCCGATCTCAAGCAGGAGCTGCGGCTGAGCGACGAGGAGCGTGAGCGGATCACCGCGACCAAGGACGAACTGATCGCGCAGGCGCGTGCCTATCGGCTCGCCGAGATCCGGCGGCGCCAGCATGCCACCCAGACCGACATCGCGAAGGCGATGGGCGTGACGCAGGCCCGGGTGTCCCGGATCGAGAAGGGCGAGCTCACCCGCAGCGAGGTCGACACTCTCGCCGCCTACGTCCGCGCTCTGGGCGGTCGCCTGAAGATCGTCGCCGAGTTCGGTGACGAGTCCTACGTGCTCGGCTAG
- the dusB gene encoding tRNA dihydrouridine synthase DusB, translating into MTPLLLGPHQVDPPVVLAPMAGITNVAFRQLCREQGGGLYVCEMITTRALVERNPKTLKMIAFGGDERPRSLQLYGVDPEVTAAAVRMVVEDDLADHVDLNFGCPVPKVTRKGGGAALPWRRRLFARLVRAAVDAAEGAVPVTVKMRKGIDDDHLTYVEAGLAAQDAGVAAVALHARTAAQRYSGTADWSAIATLKQALDVPVLGNGDIWEAEDALRMVAETGADGVVVGRGCLGRPWLFADLEAAFAGHPSRRLPTLGEVAAVLRRHADLLVAQFASERDACVDIRKHVAWYLKGFPVGAELRRSLAMVSTLAELDDLLGKLDADAPFPLDTLGQPRGRTNSPGKVHLPDGWLTARDADAVPEGAEMADSGG; encoded by the coding sequence GTGACGCCGCTGCTCCTCGGACCGCACCAGGTCGACCCGCCGGTGGTCCTGGCGCCGATGGCCGGGATCACCAACGTCGCGTTCCGCCAGCTCTGCCGCGAGCAGGGCGGCGGCCTCTACGTGTGCGAGATGATCACCACGCGGGCCCTGGTCGAGCGCAACCCCAAGACGCTCAAGATGATCGCCTTCGGGGGTGACGAGCGGCCGCGCAGCCTGCAGCTCTACGGCGTCGACCCCGAGGTGACCGCCGCCGCCGTCCGGATGGTGGTCGAGGACGACCTGGCCGACCACGTCGACCTCAACTTCGGCTGCCCGGTACCCAAGGTCACCCGCAAGGGTGGCGGCGCCGCGCTGCCGTGGCGCCGGCGGCTGTTCGCCCGCCTGGTCCGCGCGGCCGTCGACGCCGCCGAGGGCGCCGTCCCGGTCACGGTCAAGATGCGCAAGGGCATCGACGACGACCACCTGACGTACGTCGAAGCCGGCCTCGCCGCCCAGGACGCCGGAGTGGCGGCGGTGGCGTTGCACGCGCGCACGGCCGCGCAGCGCTACTCCGGCACCGCCGACTGGTCGGCCATCGCCACCCTCAAGCAGGCGCTCGACGTGCCGGTGCTCGGCAACGGCGACATCTGGGAGGCCGAGGACGCGCTCCGCATGGTCGCCGAAACCGGCGCCGACGGCGTCGTCGTGGGCCGCGGCTGCCTGGGCCGCCCGTGGCTGTTCGCCGACCTGGAGGCCGCGTTCGCCGGCCACCCGAGCCGCCGCCTGCCCACCCTGGGCGAGGTCGCCGCGGTCCTGCGCCGGCACGCCGACCTGCTGGTCGCCCAGTTCGCCAGCGAACGCGACGCCTGCGTCGACATCCGCAAGCACGTCGCGTGGTACCTCAAGGGCTTCCCGGTCGGCGCCGAACTCCGGCGTTCGCTGGCCATGGTCTCGACGCTGGCGGAGCTGGACGACCTGCTCGGCAAGCTCGACGCTGACGCCCCGTTCCCGCTGGACACCCTGGGCCAACCGCGCGGCCGCACCAACTCCCCGGGCAAGGTCCACCTCCCCGACGGCTGGCTGACCGCCCGCGACGCGGACGCCGTCCCCGAGGGAGCCGAAATGGCCGACTCCGGCGGCTAG
- a CDS encoding crosslink repair DNA glycosylase YcaQ family protein — translation MADARLTDAQVRAHRVATHLGGGAGVLDTGIQDTPPGTTAAQALRLRVSSAPAGLALVHAARGAMHLHRAADLPLLAAALRPDDAADLRPQQFGPFFADLPLPIGAAVDEVAGAMAAVMADGVRRGKGELSTALLARVDERLRPWCPGCAAHHVQDALFRLASLPAGLRLVPNGDGSADFVAAAVPAGSSRDDARAELVRRFLRYAGPTDRDGLAAWLALSPAAARRWWELADVVPVEADGRWLFLHPADLDAARAVPKARGVHLLPPYDPILELGDRHLLVPDPVARKQVWRATANPGVVLADGAVAGTWRRRGKRITVTPFVALTATTRRALTGATDEEVVVAES, via the coding sequence ATGGCCGACGCCCGCCTCACCGACGCGCAGGTCCGGGCCCACCGGGTCGCCACCCACCTGGGCGGCGGCGCGGGCGTCCTCGACACGGGCATTCAAGACACGCCACCGGGTACGACCGCCGCCCAGGCCCTGCGTCTCCGGGTCTCCTCGGCGCCGGCCGGGCTGGCGCTCGTGCACGCCGCCCGGGGCGCGATGCACCTGCACCGGGCCGCCGACCTGCCGCTGTTGGCCGCCGCTCTCCGGCCGGACGACGCGGCCGATCTGCGTCCGCAGCAGTTCGGGCCGTTCTTCGCCGACCTGCCGCTGCCGATCGGGGCGGCCGTCGACGAGGTGGCCGGCGCGATGGCGGCCGTGATGGCCGACGGGGTACGGCGCGGGAAGGGCGAGCTGTCGACGGCTCTGCTGGCCCGGGTCGACGAGCGGTTGCGGCCGTGGTGCCCTGGCTGCGCGGCCCACCACGTCCAGGACGCGCTGTTCCGTCTGGCCTCGCTGCCCGCCGGGCTGCGCCTGGTGCCCAACGGCGACGGCTCGGCCGACTTCGTCGCCGCCGCGGTGCCGGCTGGTTCTTCAAGGGACGATGCTCGGGCGGAGCTCGTGCGGCGGTTTCTGCGCTATGCCGGCCCGACCGACCGCGACGGGCTGGCCGCCTGGCTGGCCCTCTCCCCCGCCGCCGCCCGGCGCTGGTGGGAGCTGGCCGACGTCGTGCCGGTCGAGGCCGACGGCCGGTGGCTCTTCCTGCACCCGGCAGACCTCGACGCCGCCCGGGCCGTGCCGAAGGCCCGCGGTGTTCACCTGCTCCCGCCCTACGACCCGATCCTGGAGCTCGGGGATCGTCACCTGCTGGTGCCGGACCCCGTCGCCCGCAAGCAGGTGTGGCGGGCCACCGCCAACCCGGGCGTCGTGCTCGCCGACGGCGCGGTCGCCGGCACCTGGCGGCGGCGCGGCAAGCGGATCACCGTCACGCCGTTCGTCGCCCTGACCGCGACGACCCGGCGGGCCCTGACCGGCGCCACCGACGAGGAGGTGGTCGTGGCAGAGTCGTAG
- a CDS encoding XdhC family protein, whose translation MTDHVHDASCAVAHGDAPAPRDEPKTLVAIFASPVSAQLLRFALDLGYRTVLVEPDPTRLEQTPHEHADGTVSTLDAAGLDANTDVVVCDHHRAELGTLIRDALAGKTRWIGLMGNPRHEGPHIAALRDLGVPDDEIARVHRPIGLNIGSRTPAEIAVATLAGLIADRNARPGGFDF comes from the coding sequence GTGACCGACCACGTGCATGACGCCTCCTGCGCCGTCGCCCACGGCGACGCGCCCGCACCGCGCGACGAGCCGAAGACGCTGGTCGCCATCTTCGCGTCGCCCGTGTCCGCGCAGCTGTTGCGGTTCGCGCTGGACCTGGGCTACCGGACCGTGCTCGTCGAGCCCGACCCGACCAGGCTGGAGCAGACCCCGCACGAGCACGCCGACGGCACGGTGTCCACGTTGGACGCCGCCGGACTCGACGCCAACACCGACGTCGTGGTCTGCGACCACCACCGCGCCGAACTGGGCACGCTGATCCGCGACGCGCTGGCCGGGAAGACCCGCTGGATCGGCCTGATGGGCAACCCCCGCCACGAGGGCCCGCACATCGCCGCCCTCCGCGACCTCGGCGTGCCCGACGACGAGATCGCCCGCGTCCACCGACCGATCGGCCTCAACATCGGCTCCCGCACACCGGCGGAGATCGCCGTCGCCACCCTGGCCGGCCTGATCGCCGACCGCAACGCCCGCCCAGGCGGCTTCGACTTCTGA